In Oncorhynchus kisutch isolate 150728-3 linkage group LG5, Okis_V2, whole genome shotgun sequence, a genomic segment contains:
- the grik6 gene encoding glutamate receptor U1, giving the protein MRVLLGVILCTMMLLLPLRSCAAAMRPDLTITTIKQDPYTMSKGSQMEGYCMDLLSELAKKLDFKYNVHLVKDGSYGRQDETGAWNGMIGEVVRKEADLAIAPLTLTAAREKVVGMTKPFMQTGISILLRKDISEEAGIFDFLNAFSVETWVGILAAYLGTAISICVVARLSPCEWSQPQTEENSFTFSHSLWYTAGALTLQGAGPHPKALSGRIICCTWWLFGLVLLACYFSNLSTSQGSDSNQLMVKGFEDLANQQGIEYGTLSGSSTLAFFKNSNNPTYRRIYEHMERAKSFVSSMDEGVRRAKEGNFAFIGESVSLDLVAARHCELVRVHEVIGMRGYSIAGTLGSPMLKNLSVAILELSEAGELAYLRSKWWASSCMADAAKASPMQPHSLKGMFLVLALGLGLGVLLAVLELTTKSRSNAREQRKSYCTVLSDELSQRLRTTATNKKRSQETADKDKA; this is encoded by the exons CAATGCGACCAGACTTGACAATCACTACAATAAAG CAAGATCCATACACCATGTCCAAAGGCTCTCAGATGGAAGGTTACTGCATGGACCTGCTGTCTGAACTGGCCAAGAAACTGGACTTCAAGTACAACGTGCACCTGGTGAAAGATGGGTCCTATGGCAGGCAGGATGAGACTGGGGCCTGGAACGGGATGATCGGAGAGGTGGTGAGAAAG GAGGCAGACCTGGCGATTGCTCCTCTGACCCTCACTGCTGCCCGGGAGAAGGTTGTGGGGATGACCAAACCCTTCATGCAGACAGGCATCAGCATTCTCCTGAGGAAAGACATCTCAGAAGAGGCTGGCATCTTTGACTTCCTGAACGCCTTCTCAGTAGAGACCTGGGTGGGGATCCTCGCTGCGTACCTGGGCACTGCTATCTCCATCTGTGTAGTAGCCAG ACTCAGCCCATGTGAGTGGAGTCAACCCCAGACTGAGGAAAACAGCTTTACTTTCAGCCACAGTTTGTGGTACACTGCTGGAGCCCTCACTCTACAGG GTGCCGGTCCACACCCCAAAGCTTTATCAGGACGCATAATATGCTGCACCTGGTGGTTGTTTGGTCTGGTCCTCTTGGCCTGCTATTTCTCCAACCTCAGCACATCTCAGGGCTCAGACTCCAATCAACTGATGGTGAAAGGGTTTGAGGACTTGGCCAACCAGCAAGGGATTGAGTATGGGACCCTGTCTGGCTCCTCCACACTTGCCTTCTTCAAG AACTCTAATAACCCAACCTACCGCAGGATCTACGAGCACATGGAGAGAGCCAAGAGTTTTGTGTCATCAATGGATGAGGGTGTTCGCCGGGCAAAGGAGGGCAACTTTGCCTTCATTGGAGAGTCTGTGTCACTGGACTTGGTGGCGGCTCGTCACTGTGAGCTGGTCCGTGTTCATGAGGTCATCGGCATGAGAGGGTACAGCATCGCAGGCACCCTGG GCTCTCCCATGCTGAAGAACCTCAGTGTGGCCATCCTGGAGCTGAGTGAGGCAGGAGAGCTGGCTTACCTGCGCAGTAAGTGGTGGGCCAGCAGCTGCATGGCAGACGCAGCCAAGGCATCCCCCATGCAGCCCCACAGCCTGAAGGGCATGTTCCTGGTGCTTGCTCTGGGCCTGGGGCTAGGGGTGCTGCTGGCTGTCCTGGAGCTCACCACCAAGTCCCGGAGCAATGCCAGGGAGCAGAGG AAATCATATTGCACAGTGTTGTCTGATGAACTGAGTCAGCGCTTGAGGACCACCGCCACCAACAAGAAGAGGAGCCAGGAAACCGCAGACAAAGACAAAGcatga